The genomic segment TGACAAAACTGTAATACTTTCTCGACATGCAGACTATTTCTCTGAAATTTCCAGCCCATCTCGGCCGTTTGGTCGAAACCGAAGCAAAGCGACGGCGGGTGAGTAAATCTGCCGTCGTTCGCGCCTGTGTTGAGGAGGTGCTAGTGAACCATCGTCACACCGTGCAGCAGCTCTCCTGCGCTGACCTCATGGGTGATCTCGTCGGCTCTCAACCTGGACCTACGGACGCGTCGAGCAATAAGCAACACCTCGAAAAGTCTCTTCTGAAGGATCACGCTCGTGGCCGAGCAGATACTCATTGACACCGGTCCGATCGTTGCGGTCCTCATCGCGAAGGATCGATATCACTACTGGGCAAGAGAACAATTTTCGTTGCTGCCACCACCTTTGATGACGTGCGAAGCTGTATTGTCAGAGGCACAGTTCTTAGTGCACAACTTTGGGGGTGCTTCCGTGACCGTCCTAGAGATGGTTGAGAAAGGGGTATTGAAGCTGACCTTTGGCGTAGCAGCGGAACTTGACCGCCTACGTAAACTCCAGCAAACGTACCGCAACGTGCCGATGTCCCTGGCTGATGCTTGCCTTGTACGGATGGCCGAGTTGCATCCACGGAGTCGGGTCTTCACGATTGACTCGGATTTTCGCATCTATCGACGGCATGGCCGGCAAGTGATTCCTGTATTGATGCCGCCGATGAGATAGGCTGGTCAATTCGTCAATTCGG from the Deltaproteobacteria bacterium genome contains:
- a CDS encoding PIN domain-containing protein; translated protein: MAEQILIDTGPIVAVLIAKDRYHYWAREQFSLLPPPLMTCEAVLSEAQFLVHNFGGASVTVLEMVEKGVLKLTFGVAAELDRLRKLQQTYRNVPMSLADACLVRMAELHPRSRVFTIDSDFRIYRRHGRQVIPVLMPPMR